A genomic segment from Candidatus Zixiibacteriota bacterium encodes:
- a CDS encoding chloride channel protein: MIKHDRLTTVMHVPYFDDLVKRLSISGTNVLIILSVFVGLSTALGAIGFVYLIRYFNDLFFGLTDQLLTETIGERGFKFWFPIIPMLGGLLVGPIVYKYAAEARGHGVPEVMNAVARLGGIIRPRVAAAKTIASAICIGSGGSAGREGPIVQIGSAIGSTIGQVFRMSGDRVKILVGCGAAAGISSVFNAPIAGVIFSLEIILGDFAIKTFSPVILSSVVASVVTRSFMGNHPAFAVPSYSLVSAWEIPLYVILGIILGGYGVFFTKVLDAFEDFFEKMKIKPVLKPALGGLLLGVIAIFYPQVLADGYETIKLTLYGNMGIMLLVVLIFMKLAATSLTLGSGNSGGIFAPSLFMGAVAGGAFGFLINMLFPEITATPGAYALVGMAGMVAATTHAPMTAMLIIFEMTSDYRIILPLMVTVVFSALVAGRLFKYSIYTAKLAKRGIEIKGGKDINVLKSHKVREIMDRNFETINSTAPLAQIFRAIESSNESYFVVNDNEGHLKGVISFQDIRSVLSQHTLDYLVIAQDLVKENTEVLNFDDDLEKAYKLFGIKDLSLIPVVDPYSGDKVIGVVRRDELIEYYNKRLLDTLRRV; this comes from the coding sequence ATGATAAAACACGATAGATTGACTACCGTTATGCACGTACCGTATTTTGACGACCTGGTAAAACGGCTGAGCATATCCGGAACCAATGTTCTTATCATTCTATCCGTTTTTGTCGGGCTCTCTACCGCCCTGGGGGCAATTGGCTTTGTATATCTTATCAGGTACTTCAACGACTTGTTCTTCGGACTGACCGACCAGCTATTGACTGAAACCATAGGTGAACGAGGTTTTAAATTCTGGTTTCCGATTATACCGATGCTCGGCGGTTTGCTGGTTGGTCCTATAGTCTATAAATACGCGGCGGAAGCGAGAGGGCACGGAGTTCCCGAGGTGATGAACGCCGTAGCTCGCTTGGGAGGGATTATCCGTCCCCGTGTGGCCGCCGCAAAAACCATAGCCTCGGCCATCTGTATCGGCTCGGGTGGATCGGCAGGGCGCGAAGGACCAATCGTGCAAATTGGGTCTGCCATCGGCTCGACCATCGGCCAGGTATTCCGCATGTCTGGTGACCGCGTTAAAATCCTCGTCGGATGCGGTGCCGCCGCCGGGATTTCCTCGGTGTTTAATGCCCCCATTGCCGGTGTGATTTTTTCCCTGGAGATTATTCTTGGTGATTTCGCCATCAAGACATTCTCCCCGGTAATCCTCTCATCGGTTGTTGCGTCGGTCGTGACCCGCAGTTTCATGGGGAATCACCCGGCCTTTGCCGTGCCGAGCTATTCGCTGGTGTCGGCCTGGGAGATTCCACTTTATGTAATCCTGGGAATCATCCTTGGCGGCTACGGAGTATTCTTCACAAAAGTCCTGGATGCCTTTGAAGATTTCTTCGAGAAAATGAAAATCAAACCAGTGCTAAAACCGGCCCTGGGGGGACTCCTGCTGGGTGTGATCGCGATCTTTTATCCTCAAGTTCTGGCTGATGGCTATGAGACTATCAAATTGACGCTCTATGGGAATATGGGCATAATGTTGCTGGTTGTCCTGATATTCATGAAATTGGCGGCCACTTCGCTTACCCTGGGATCGGGCAATTCCGGCGGAATTTTTGCCCCGTCGCTCTTTATGGGCGCCGTGGCCGGCGGCGCCTTTGGCTTTCTGATCAATATGCTTTTCCCGGAAATAACAGCTACACCCGGCGCGTACGCCCTGGTCGGTATGGCTGGTATGGTGGCGGCTACGACGCACGCCCCGATGACGGCAATGTTGATTATATTCGAAATGACCTCCGACTATCGAATTATCCTTCCCCTGATGGTCACTGTCGTGTTTTCGGCGCTCGTGGCCGGACGACTCTTCAAGTACTCGATCTACACGGCCAAACTGGCCAAGCGCGGCATAGAGATTAAGGGGGGAAAGGATATCAACGTCCTCAAATCGCATAAGGTGAGAGAAATTATGGACCGAAATTTCGAGACCATCAACTCGACCGCCCCTCTTGCCCAGATATTCCGCGCAATAGAAAGCTCTAACGAATCCTATTTCGTCGTCAACGATAACGAGGGTCATCTCAAGGGCGTTATATCTTTCCAGGACATCCGGAGCGTGCTGAGTCAGCACACCCTCGACTATCTCGTGATAGCGCAGGATCTCGTCAAGGAAAATACCGAAGTACTCAATTTCGATGACGACCTCGAAAAAGCTTATAAACTCTTTGGGATAAAAGACCTGAGTCTCATTCCGGTGGTTGACCCGTATTCGGGTGATAAGGTCATCGGTGTGGTTCGCCGTGATGAGTTGATTGAGTACTATAACAAACGGCTGCTTGACACCCTGAGGCGGGTGTAA
- a CDS encoding FAD-binding oxidoreductase → MRNTSDAVIIGGGIIGLAVAFYLAKAKYGQITVVEKEPFLGAGATSKAAGGIRAQFATKDNVQMSMLSEKLFANFKEETGSEALFDQVGYMFLLRDDEEVTAFKQAYEMQRGLGLDVKLLTPDEIPQFAPHVSLEDVQLATFCKDDGLGDPHEFLSGYDHAVRKMGVEISFETEVTGIGVNSGKITDVKTAKGTISTPLVVNCAGPYAKVIGEMVGADVRVEPIRRQIVTTGELDFVKPFFPMVVDVRSGLYCHKESKGMLLGWADKSVEPSFDVSVDPDYTDAILERALELMPQLEEAEVANQWAGLYETTPDHRAIIGWEPSVKGMFHVTGFSGHGFMHAPAAGVVTAEVLSGKKPSVDVSSYSPDRFAKAGLVEETNVI, encoded by the coding sequence ATGCGAAATACATCAGATGCGGTAATCATTGGCGGGGGAATAATTGGCCTGGCGGTGGCTTTCTACCTGGCAAAAGCGAAGTATGGTCAAATAACCGTGGTTGAAAAAGAGCCGTTTCTGGGCGCCGGGGCGACCTCGAAGGCGGCTGGTGGAATCAGGGCGCAGTTTGCCACGAAAGACAATGTTCAGATGTCAATGTTATCTGAAAAACTCTTCGCTAACTTCAAGGAAGAGACCGGATCCGAGGCCTTGTTCGACCAGGTCGGATACATGTTTCTTTTGCGCGATGACGAGGAAGTCACGGCCTTCAAGCAGGCTTATGAGATGCAGCGCGGACTGGGTCTGGATGTAAAACTGCTCACACCGGATGAAATCCCGCAATTCGCTCCGCACGTTTCTCTCGAGGATGTTCAACTTGCCACGTTCTGCAAAGACGATGGACTTGGCGATCCCCATGAATTTCTTTCCGGATACGATCATGCCGTTCGCAAAATGGGTGTTGAGATATCGTTCGAAACGGAGGTGACGGGCATCGGCGTCAACAGTGGCAAAATAACTGACGTAAAAACCGCTAAGGGAACAATCAGTACTCCGCTGGTGGTAAACTGTGCCGGACCTTATGCTAAGGTTATCGGAGAGATGGTCGGTGCTGATGTAAGGGTTGAACCGATAAGACGCCAAATTGTCACTACCGGGGAGCTGGATTTCGTCAAACCGTTTTTCCCGATGGTGGTTGATGTACGATCGGGACTTTATTGTCACAAAGAGTCCAAGGGTATGCTCTTGGGGTGGGCGGACAAGTCGGTGGAGCCTTCTTTTGATGTCTCGGTGGACCCGGACTATACTGACGCGATCCTGGAGCGCGCCTTGGAGCTTATGCCTCAACTTGAAGAAGCCGAGGTTGCCAATCAATGGGCCGGCCTGTACGAAACAACGCCCGACCACCGGGCCATTATCGGATGGGAGCCGTCGGTCAAGGGCATGTTTCACGTAACCGGTTTTTCCGGTCACGGTTTCATGCACGCTCCCGCGGCAGGTGTGGTGACGGCCGAGGTCTTAAGCGGTAAGAAACCCTCGGTGGATGTCAGCAGTTACTCCCCTGACAGGTTTGCCAAAGCGGGGCTGGTAGAGGAAACAAATGTTATATAA
- a CDS encoding alpha/beta fold hydrolase → MKQMICVLSLLLCLTLSANSQQSAKVSKLHGTEYTIKTSDGLELHAWYTPSPFENAPLFVMLPMMGYIHTSYNPLIKAIYERFKSSDSTVKAAVLPGMLCFDLRGHGASTKLGDRSLSYRTMEAEDFHHYPSDVEAMIKHVLEQNNLQQQNLKMIIIGASIGANTAVMTAELLGGVAKVVMLSPGESYRELEPAASLINYKGKALIFAAEEDSYSRTSSEKLAALNKQHSQVKIYPGPFHGTDILDNNPEAMSFLVNWLIK, encoded by the coding sequence ATGAAACAGATGATTTGTGTTTTGTCTTTGCTCCTTTGTCTGACCCTGTCTGCCAATTCTCAGCAAAGCGCCAAGGTATCAAAACTGCACGGTACCGAATATACCATAAAGACCTCCGACGGCCTGGAGCTGCACGCATGGTACACGCCATCCCCCTTCGAGAACGCGCCGCTTTTTGTGATGCTGCCGATGATGGGGTACATACACACGAGTTATAATCCTCTCATAAAAGCCATTTATGAGCGATTCAAATCGTCTGATTCGACGGTTAAGGCGGCAGTGTTACCTGGCATGCTCTGCTTTGACCTGCGCGGACACGGCGCATCGACAAAACTCGGCGACAGAAGCCTCAGCTATCGCACGATGGAAGCGGAGGATTTCCATCACTATCCTTCCGATGTCGAGGCCATGATCAAGCACGTCCTCGAACAGAATAATCTACAGCAACAGAATCTCAAGATGATAATAATCGGAGCCTCGATTGGAGCCAACACCGCCGTTATGACCGCTGAGCTCCTGGGTGGCGTGGCGAAGGTTGTGATGCTTTCTCCCGGCGAAAGCTACCGGGAGTTGGAACCGGCTGCGTCGCTTATCAATTACAAGGGTAAGGCGCTCATTTTCGCCGCTGAAGAGGACAGCTACTCCAGAACATCGTCGGAGAAACTGGCCGCACTGAACAAGCAACACAGCCAGGTCAAAATTTACCCGGGACCATTTCACGGAACGGACATTCTGGATAACAACCCCGAGGCAATGTCATTTTTGGTGAATTGGCTTATTAAGTAG
- a CDS encoding histidine kinase dimerization/phospho-acceptor domain-containing protein: MSKEDNNKFDILRVLAVAGARGEDLTGATQMALEAAAHYVGLNAAALYLWDDNLEVTLNVSYADTSDNKGRLAGLEEELFARLRRDKKLLSAYMSFGGDVPYHSFSMPLLQKNRPFGAIVGLQQGKRTIVAEDVFLEALASVLSISFAAQAKDGLRAADQQLLDKERLAAIIETAVTVNHEVNNPLTAILGNVQLLLLKREDLDEELKSKLKTIEASAMKIKDVTQRLMRLTTPRSVEYSDGTKMVDISEEDENK; the protein is encoded by the coding sequence ATGAGCAAGGAAGATAATAACAAATTCGATATCCTCAGGGTACTGGCCGTTGCCGGAGCCAGGGGAGAGGACCTCACCGGCGCCACTCAAATGGCGCTGGAGGCCGCGGCGCACTATGTCGGGCTAAATGCTGCCGCACTATATCTCTGGGACGACAACTTGGAGGTCACCCTCAACGTGAGCTACGCCGATACAAGCGACAACAAAGGGCGTTTGGCTGGGCTCGAAGAAGAACTCTTTGCCCGACTCCGTCGCGACAAAAAGCTCCTGTCCGCCTACATGTCTTTTGGCGGGGATGTTCCCTATCATTCCTTCTCGATGCCGCTGCTTCAGAAAAACAGGCCGTTCGGGGCTATTGTTGGTCTTCAGCAAGGCAAGAGGACTATCGTTGCTGAAGACGTATTTCTCGAAGCCCTTGCTTCCGTTCTGTCTATAAGTTTTGCCGCCCAGGCAAAAGACGGCCTCCGGGCTGCGGATCAGCAGTTGCTCGACAAGGAACGACTGGCCGCCATCATTGAAACCGCGGTGACAGTTAATCACGAGGTCAACAATCCGCTAACCGCTATTTTGGGTAATGTGCAACTACTGCTATTAAAACGCGAGGACCTCGATGAGGAGCTCAAAAGCAAACTCAAGACTATCGAAGCCTCGGCCATGAAAATCAAAGATGTTACTCAGCGGTTGATGCGCCTTACAACACCACGAAGTGTCGAGTATAGCGACGGCACCAAAATGGTCGATATCTCCGAAGAAGACGAAAACAAATAG
- the purF gene encoding amidophosphoribosyltransferase — MLDAMVNDKCGVFGILGNPKAAELTYFGLYALQHRGQESAGIVTANGGKINLHKGMGQVSEVFSSRSTMARLTGRIAIGHTRYSTTGASSLINIQPFIITNRSKYLSIAHNGNLTNALELRTKLDRSGSIFQTTSDTEIILHLVAKSKKRTRIERVCDALSTVRGAFSLLFLTEDSIIAARDPRGFRPLCLGKFKGSYVVASETCAFDIIGARYIRDIEPGEVLEITQKGLKSYFPMKKAKHAFCIFEYIYFARPDSRIFGENVDKIRRRLGRQLAREHPVEADIVIGIPDSANTATLGFAEESGIKFEIGLIRNHYVGRTFIDPQQNIRDLDVKVKFNPVKGVLRGKRVVVVDDSIVRGTTSKKMVKMIRDAGAKEIHFRVSSPPIISPCFFGIDMPTKEELIASSKSVEEIEKYLEVDSLRYLSLKGMLSISSLPDTTFCSSCFSGKYPMKTPEIDGKYRLGKP, encoded by the coding sequence TTGTTAGACGCGATGGTCAATGACAAGTGCGGGGTGTTCGGGATTCTTGGCAATCCCAAGGCGGCTGAACTGACCTACTTCGGCCTTTACGCCCTGCAGCACCGGGGGCAGGAATCCGCTGGAATAGTAACGGCCAACGGCGGAAAAATCAATTTACACAAAGGAATGGGTCAGGTTTCCGAGGTGTTCTCAAGCCGGAGCACCATGGCCCGTCTCACCGGCAGGATCGCTATCGGACATACGCGTTACAGCACCACCGGAGCGTCTTCGCTGATTAACATACAGCCCTTCATAATCACGAACCGTTCGAAGTACCTTTCGATAGCCCACAACGGCAATTTGACAAACGCTCTCGAACTGAGAACCAAACTTGACCGTAGCGGCTCCATTTTCCAGACGACGTCTGATACGGAGATCATTTTACACCTGGTGGCCAAATCAAAAAAGCGGACTCGAATCGAGCGTGTCTGCGACGCTCTTTCTACCGTGAGGGGCGCGTTTTCGCTTTTGTTTCTCACCGAGGATTCGATAATAGCCGCCCGCGATCCGCGCGGATTTCGGCCGCTCTGCCTTGGGAAGTTTAAGGGTTCGTATGTAGTGGCTTCGGAGACGTGCGCTTTCGATATTATAGGCGCCAGATACATTCGCGATATCGAACCGGGCGAGGTTCTGGAAATCACCCAGAAGGGACTGAAGTCATATTTCCCCATGAAAAAAGCCAAACACGCTTTTTGCATTTTCGAGTATATCTATTTCGCCCGGCCCGACTCGCGGATTTTTGGCGAAAATGTCGACAAGATCCGGCGCCGCCTCGGGCGTCAATTGGCCAGGGAGCATCCTGTCGAAGCGGATATAGTGATCGGTATCCCGGACTCAGCCAATACAGCCACCCTGGGATTCGCGGAAGAATCAGGTATTAAATTCGAGATAGGTCTGATCCGCAACCACTACGTGGGGAGGACTTTCATAGACCCACAGCAGAATATCCGCGACCTCGATGTAAAAGTGAAATTCAACCCCGTTAAGGGGGTTCTTCGCGGCAAGCGAGTAGTGGTGGTCGACGATTCGATCGTGCGCGGGACAACTTCAAAGAAGATGGTCAAGATGATTCGCGACGCGGGTGCGAAAGAGATTCACTTCCGGGTATCCTCTCCCCCGATTATATCACCGTGCTTTTTCGGCATTGATATGCCGACCAAGGAGGAATTGATAGCCTCCAGCAAATCCGTTGAGGAAATCGAAAAGTATCTTGAGGTGGACTCACTCAGGTATCTTTCTCTCAAGGGTATGCTGTCCATTTCCTCACTGCCCGACACAACTTTCTGCTCGAGCTGCTTCTCGGGGAAATACCCGATGAAGACACCGGAAATTGACGGCAAATACCGGTTGGGCAAACCGTAG
- a CDS encoding NADH-quinone oxidoreductase subunit N, translating into MDTTSASIDFSILYPEISLLIASFVILVMPFFKLPSRLAPIVAFLGMVVSAVAVFGQWGVQHSGFFGMVTCDNFGVAFKMIFVLTSILTMFMGHRYFTVKGIQRPEFYGLLLIATAGMMVMANTTDLVVIFLGLEVMSVPLYVMAGMARRSLQSNEAGIKYFIMGAFASAFLLMGIAFIFGASGTTDLRRIVADFNFIMSHSQPYMLLGVSLLLVGFGFKVGAVPFHSWIPDVYQGAPTPITAFFSVGPKAAGFAALLRIFMFGFADIALMSTVFQVLAILTMTVGNVLALRQSNVKRLLAYSSIAHAGYILVALVAGGADGTSAAIFYLIAYALFNLGGFAVVTLLETRSGCKSDFIELAGLAKAHPYLSATLALFMFALSGFPPTVGFFGKFYIFAAAVKSGYIWLTVIGVMNSFLSVYYYLRVIKTSYFDEAQTTFVPVKYSPAIMIVIAVTAFGTLAMGFFPQQLLQLSRSAIFAFL; encoded by the coding sequence ATGGATACTACGTCAGCATCAATTGACTTTAGCATACTGTACCCGGAAATCAGCCTGCTGATTGCCTCGTTTGTAATTCTGGTAATGCCGTTTTTCAAGCTACCGTCCAGACTCGCTCCCATAGTCGCCTTTCTGGGAATGGTGGTGTCGGCTGTGGCTGTTTTCGGGCAGTGGGGCGTCCAGCACTCCGGGTTCTTCGGCATGGTCACATGCGACAATTTTGGAGTCGCTTTCAAGATGATTTTCGTACTGACGTCAATTCTGACCATGTTTATGGGCCATCGTTATTTTACGGTAAAAGGTATCCAGCGCCCCGAGTTTTACGGTTTGCTTTTGATTGCGACGGCAGGCATGATGGTGATGGCCAACACGACCGACCTTGTGGTCATTTTCCTGGGTCTCGAGGTTATGTCGGTGCCGCTTTATGTGATGGCCGGTATGGCCCGGCGCTCGCTTCAGTCCAACGAAGCCGGAATCAAGTATTTCATCATGGGAGCTTTCGCCAGCGCGTTCTTGTTGATGGGGATCGCCTTTATCTTCGGCGCCTCCGGGACAACGGACTTGAGGAGAATTGTCGCCGATTTCAACTTCATCATGTCTCACTCGCAGCCGTATATGCTCCTGGGCGTGTCGCTGCTTCTGGTCGGATTCGGATTTAAAGTCGGCGCCGTTCCGTTCCATAGCTGGATTCCCGATGTTTACCAGGGAGCGCCAACCCCGATTACGGCCTTTTTCTCGGTTGGCCCGAAAGCCGCCGGGTTTGCCGCCCTACTGCGCATTTTCATGTTCGGTTTCGCGGACATCGCTCTCATGTCCACGGTGTTTCAGGTTCTGGCTATTTTGACCATGACGGTCGGAAACGTCCTGGCGCTACGCCAGAGCAACGTCAAACGCCTGCTGGCGTATTCGTCAATTGCCCACGCCGGCTATATTCTGGTCGCTCTTGTGGCGGGCGGGGCCGACGGGACATCCGCCGCCATCTTCTATCTTATCGCCTACGCGCTGTTCAATCTCGGCGGTTTCGCGGTTGTGACTCTGCTGGAGACTCGTTCGGGATGCAAATCGGACTTCATTGAACTGGCGGGACTCGCAAAAGCTCACCCGTATCTATCGGCGACGCTCGCGCTGTTCATGTTTGCCCTGTCCGGTTTCCCTCCCACTGTCGGGTTTTTCGGCAAGTTCTACATCTTCGCCGCGGCCGTCAAATCAGGTTATATTTGGCTCACCGTAATTGGCGTTATGAACTCTTTCCTTTCAGTCTATTATTACCTGAGAGTTATTAAGACGAGTTATTTTGACGAGGCCCAGACGACTTTTGTGCCAGTCAAGTACTCTCCCGCGATAATGATAGTCATCGCTGTAACAGCTTTCGGGACTCTGGCGATGGGCTTTTTCCCGCAGCAGTTACTTCAGTTGTCCCGTTCCGCTATCTTCGCGTTTTTGTAA
- a CDS encoding glutaredoxin family protein — protein MSDVTIYVKDGCPYCAAALKHYREQGISFKEINIYKTPGAKDKVLELTKGQRIVPVIVENGKVTAGFGGG, from the coding sequence ATGAGTGATGTGACAATCTACGTAAAAGACGGTTGTCCCTACTGCGCGGCTGCCCTGAAACACTACCGCGAGCAGGGAATATCCTTCAAAGAGATTAATATTTACAAGACTCCTGGCGCCAAAGACAAAGTTCTCGAACTCACGAAGGGACAGAGAATAGTGCCGGTTATCGTAGAGAATGGAAAGGTCACGGCCGGGTTCGGCGGAGGATGA
- a CDS encoding NADH-quinone oxidoreductase subunit M, with translation MEREILTLVTFFPLVGVLMLMILPKDREDSIKGFALIVSFVTILFSVWVYQMFDPMANGMQLVVNVPWITSMGISYHMGIDGISLLLIMLTTILTFLSILASWNSIKTGVKGYYISMMLLETGMIGVFCALDLFMFYVFWEVMLVPMYFIIGVWGGPRKVYAAIKFVLFTMFGSLLMLVGIIYILFEYQKFSGELSFDMMKIIAELPLTYQAQLWLFGAFALAFAIKVPLFPFHTWLPDAHVQAPTAGSVILAGVLLKMGTYGFIRICLPLFPDATITYLPYICILSVIAIIYGALVAMVQKDVKSLVAFSSVSHMGFVMLGMFALNLQGIEGAVMQMINHGISTGALFLLVGMIYERRHTRLIEEFGGIAKVMPVFATFFMIITLSSIGLPFTNGFIGEFLILLGAFKANPVYGIIAASGVVFAACYMLWMYQRVFFGKVTNEENKKLLDIDWRERIILIPLVVFVFWIGVYPKPFFERIEPAVKSVINQVGKAQTVEVNGNFEIIKKLAAEDVDPKELTLSVEGDGDE, from the coding sequence ATGGAAAGAGAAATACTCACCCTGGTCACATTTTTCCCGCTGGTGGGCGTCCTGATGCTCATGATTTTGCCCAAGGATCGCGAGGATAGCATTAAAGGTTTCGCCCTTATCGTCTCCTTCGTGACAATTCTCTTTTCCGTCTGGGTTTACCAGATGTTCGATCCTATGGCTAACGGCATGCAGCTCGTGGTGAATGTTCCGTGGATCACTTCTATGGGCATAAGCTATCATATGGGTATTGATGGTATCTCGCTGCTTCTGATAATGCTGACGACCATTCTCACGTTCCTGTCGATTCTCGCCTCATGGAACTCCATCAAGACCGGCGTAAAAGGGTACTACATTTCCATGATGCTTCTCGAGACAGGCATGATCGGCGTTTTCTGCGCGCTGGATCTGTTCATGTTCTATGTCTTCTGGGAAGTTATGCTGGTGCCGATGTATTTCATTATAGGTGTATGGGGCGGGCCGAGAAAGGTGTACGCTGCCATAAAGTTCGTCCTGTTTACCATGTTCGGCTCGCTGTTGATGCTTGTTGGCATTATTTATATTCTTTTTGAATACCAGAAATTCTCCGGCGAGCTGTCTTTCGATATGATGAAGATCATCGCGGAACTCCCGCTGACCTACCAGGCTCAGCTGTGGCTGTTCGGGGCTTTCGCGCTGGCCTTTGCTATCAAAGTGCCGCTGTTCCCGTTTCATACCTGGTTGCCCGATGCCCACGTACAGGCGCCCACCGCCGGGTCGGTGATTCTTGCCGGCGTGCTTCTTAAGATGGGGACCTACGGTTTTATCCGCATCTGCTTGCCGCTGTTCCCCGATGCGACGATTACCTATTTGCCATACATTTGTATCCTGTCGGTGATAGCAATTATTTATGGCGCGCTGGTGGCAATGGTTCAAAAGGACGTCAAATCGCTGGTGGCGTTTTCGTCGGTATCGCATATGGGTTTTGTCATGCTCGGTATGTTCGCCCTCAACCTTCAGGGCATCGAAGGCGCGGTCATGCAAATGATCAATCACGGGATTTCCACGGGAGCGTTGTTCCTTCTGGTCGGAATGATTTATGAACGCCGCCACACCCGCTTGATCGAAGAGTTCGGTGGCATCGCCAAAGTGATGCCGGTGTTCGCGACATTTTTTATGATTATCACGCTGTCGTCGATTGGACTGCCGTTCACGAACGGTTTTATCGGCGAATTTCTGATTTTGCTCGGGGCTTTCAAAGCAAATCCGGTTTACGGCATTATCGCCGCCAGCGGCGTTGTATTTGCCGCGTGCTATATGCTCTGGATGTACCAGCGCGTATTCTTCGGCAAAGTCACCAACGAAGAAAACAAAAAGCTTCTCGATATAGACTGGAGAGAGAGAATAATCCTCATTCCTCTGGTCGTGTTCGTATTCTGGATCGGTGTTTATCCCAAACCGTTCTTCGAAAGAATAGAGCCGGCTGTGAAAAGCGTTATAAATCAGGTGGGGAAAGCGCAGACAGTCGAGGTGAACGGAAATTTCGAGATTATCAAGAAGTTGGCCGCGGAGGATGTCGATCCGAAGGAGTTGACATTGAGTGTCGAAGGAGACGGCGATGAGTGA